From the genome of Bacteroidota bacterium:
CAAACATGAAGCGTTGGAAAAGGGGGAATCATCTGTTCGAAAAGAAGGATACAGCGAGGGGCGCTGGATATTGCTAGACTTTGTTGATGTTGTTGCCCATGTGTTTCATAAGGAAACGCGGGAATTTTATAATTTGGAAAAACTATGGGGCGACGCAAAATTTGAGTATGCAAACGATGAGCCCGCTGCAAAAATGAAGAGCGAAAAACCAAAGAAGAAACCAATCCGAAAGAAGACTGCGAAAAAATGAAAGATCAGTTACAGAAGCAGCTAATATCCATTCTTGCAGAACTACACTACCCTCCTGTTGATGTCGTTTTTGAT
Proteins encoded in this window:
- the rsfS gene encoding ribosome silencing factor; translation: MTSKNLVKLVAQAALSKKGYDVTILDLRKLTTMTDYFVVCSVDSDTQARAVADAIKHEALEKGESSVRKEGYSEGRWILLDFVDVVAHVFHKETREFYNLEKLWGDAKFEYANDEPAAKMKSEKPKKKPIRKKTAKK